The following are encoded together in the Bacillus sp. V2I10 genome:
- a CDS encoding tetratricopeptide repeat protein, which translates to MLKNSLIEAIELVESGQAEEGLKKLSGLEKTLHDEEKFLLAEKYYQWGNTEHALNIMEDMHLLYPEESEVTVFLAEVYIDMDEEEKAIELLGTIPETDPAYVQALILSADLYQMQGLNEVSEQKLLSAKKMVPNEPVIDFALGELYFHQGHYHKAIPYFKDVLKEHTVITGVNVYQRLAESISASGEFEEALPYYEKAVDQQVDLHTLFGYGFTALQANYPKTAIDQFLKLKELDHEYTSLYLYLAKAYEEEGMLKESLETVKDGLKVDEYNKELYVYGGKIALKNNEPNEASALLQQAIAIDPGHVEATITLTNIYLQEQKYEEVIDCLKEVMRYGEEDPEYDRKLARAFHETEQYSDALNHYQRAYNFFKEEPEFLTEYGYYLLEDGNRAAAREMFREALKHDPANVEIEEILIQLENDF; encoded by the coding sequence ATGTTGAAAAATTCACTAATTGAAGCAATAGAATTAGTTGAGTCAGGACAAGCTGAAGAAGGCCTAAAAAAACTTTCAGGACTTGAGAAGACTCTGCATGATGAAGAAAAATTTCTGCTTGCGGAAAAATACTACCAATGGGGCAATACAGAGCATGCGCTGAATATAATGGAAGACATGCATTTATTGTACCCGGAAGAATCTGAGGTTACGGTATTTTTAGCAGAAGTCTATATAGATATGGACGAAGAAGAAAAAGCAATTGAACTGCTGGGTACAATCCCTGAAACAGATCCCGCTTATGTTCAGGCTTTGATCCTTTCTGCTGATTTGTATCAAATGCAGGGATTAAATGAAGTAAGTGAACAAAAGCTGCTGTCTGCCAAAAAAATGGTGCCGAATGAACCTGTGATCGACTTTGCTCTCGGTGAACTTTATTTTCATCAGGGGCATTATCACAAAGCCATACCCTATTTTAAAGATGTATTAAAAGAGCATACAGTTATAACCGGAGTCAATGTCTATCAAAGGCTTGCAGAATCGATCAGTGCTTCAGGTGAATTTGAAGAAGCTCTTCCGTACTATGAAAAAGCAGTCGATCAACAAGTAGATTTGCACACGTTGTTCGGTTATGGATTTACAGCACTTCAGGCAAATTATCCTAAGACAGCAATTGATCAGTTTTTAAAATTAAAAGAACTCGATCATGAATATACATCTCTTTATTTATATTTAGCAAAAGCATATGAAGAAGAAGGCATGCTGAAGGAAAGTCTTGAAACAGTAAAAGACGGGTTGAAGGTAGATGAGTATAATAAAGAGCTTTATGTTTACGGAGGGAAAATCGCTTTAAAAAATAATGAGCCAAACGAAGCATCAGCCTTGCTTCAGCAAGCCATTGCCATTGATCCAGGGCATGTCGAAGCAACGATTACACTGACAAATATTTATTTGCAGGAGCAAAAATATGAAGAGGTTATTGACTGTCTGAAAGAAGTGATGAGGTACGGCGAGGAAGATCCTGAATATGACCGCAAATTAGCACGAGCTTTTCATGAAACAGAGCAATATTCGGATGCATTAAACCATTACCAGAGAGCATATAATTTCTTCAAGGAAGAACCAGAATTTCTTACAGAGTACGGTTATTACCTGTTAGAGGACGGAAATCGCGCCGCCGCCAGGGAAATGTTCCGCGAGGCATTAAAGCATGATCCGGCGAATGTCGAAATCGAAGAGATTTTGATACAATTAGAAAATGATTTTTAA
- a CDS encoding ReoY family proteolytic degradation factor: MMAPVSVIEKKDFIRWFLNHYQLKRRECVWILNYLMSHDTLMEKVHFVEQAQYCPRGIIMSTHCVEEVPFRFYKENVMTTDAEKSFHDIRLNKDEDLFIQLNFRSAYQSPNYAAVLEANPFMPKHLNINEKDRVVAERILEQSIQTFQKEKLLQMIDDALDRQDKEAFESLTEKLKCLK; the protein is encoded by the coding sequence ATGATGGCCCCTGTATCTGTCATTGAGAAGAAGGATTTTATCAGGTGGTTTTTAAATCATTATCAGTTGAAAAGACGGGAATGTGTTTGGATTTTGAATTACTTAATGAGTCACGACACGCTGATGGAAAAAGTGCATTTCGTTGAGCAGGCCCAATATTGTCCGCGCGGGATTATCATGTCAACCCACTGCGTAGAGGAAGTGCCATTTCGTTTTTACAAAGAAAATGTCATGACAACGGATGCAGAAAAATCCTTCCATGACATTCGGTTAAATAAAGACGAGGATCTGTTCATTCAGCTCAACTTCCGCTCGGCCTATCAATCGCCGAATTATGCAGCAGTGCTTGAAGCCAATCCATTTATGCCGAAACATCTCAACATTAATGAAAAAGACCGTGTAGTAGCTGAACGCATTTTAGAGCAATCGATTCAAACGTTCCAAAAAGAAAAATTACTTCAAATGATTGATGATGCACTTGACCGCCAGGATAAAGAAGCATTTGAAAGCTTGACTGAAAAACTGAAATGTTTGAAATAA